Proteins from a genomic interval of Meiothermus cerbereus DSM 11376:
- a CDS encoding transposase, which produces MASTRRFYPSDLSDAEWVLLEPLIPAPKPGGRPAKVPRREIVNAIPYVLKNGI; this is translated from the coding sequence GTGGCTTCTACACGAAGATTTTACCCCAGCGACCTCTCGGATGCGGAGTGGGTTCTCCTGGAACCCCTCATCCCCGCCCCCAAGCCGGGAGGCCGCCCTGCAAAAGTACCCAGAAGGGAGATCGTCAACGCCATACCCTACGTCCTGAAAAACGGCATCTAG
- a CDS encoding stalk domain-containing protein: MMRALLAPAFLAAALLFPAAASAQNVGCSTGPFLKVADLWLVYTRPGLFLETGRLWAPARYLAAVAGMGFAADPMGSRIQLSFAGHTLEFGRGRGYRVDGQPGAFEVSPVVRGGRVVVPVREVARALRLSLRWDGAYKAAFLGGAGLARELHGRSPSARFYLVDNHRAALPAVPEIPGLVPTAFCWHWKRGFYASPQVNAKTVDLARESGFRLLWRRTRRLPERTFVLLGLGADDPTSPLRYFVRGYGQYGFPYVNEGLGGRDPNDREYCRPKGRSGVLCEVGPVLYSEPEPYPREPRVIIGAPRFAFARVYRF; encoded by the coding sequence ATGATGCGTGCACTCCTCGCCCCAGCCTTCCTGGCCGCTGCCCTGCTCTTTCCTGCAGCGGCTTCCGCGCAGAACGTGGGCTGCTCCACCGGCCCCTTTCTGAAGGTGGCCGACCTCTGGCTGGTCTACACCCGGCCCGGTCTCTTCCTGGAGACCGGGCGGTTATGGGCGCCTGCGCGCTACCTGGCGGCGGTGGCGGGGATGGGCTTCGCGGCTGACCCGATGGGCTCCCGCATACAGCTATCATTTGCCGGGCACACCCTGGAGTTTGGCCGCGGCAGGGGTTACCGGGTGGATGGACAACCCGGTGCGTTCGAAGTCAGCCCGGTAGTCAGGGGGGGCCGGGTTGTGGTCCCGGTGCGGGAGGTGGCCCGGGCCCTCCGGCTCTCGCTGCGCTGGGATGGGGCCTACAAGGCGGCTTTTCTCGGGGGAGCGGGGCTGGCCCGCGAGCTACACGGACGGAGTCCCTCGGCCCGCTTCTATTTGGTAGATAACCACCGCGCAGCCCTTCCTGCGGTGCCCGAGATCCCAGGATTGGTACCCACTGCCTTTTGCTGGCACTGGAAGCGCGGTTTCTACGCCTCCCCTCAGGTGAACGCCAAGACCGTGGATCTCGCCAGGGAGAGCGGGTTCCGGCTTCTCTGGAGGCGTACCCGGAGGCTTCCGGAGCGGACCTTCGTACTGTTGGGGCTGGGCGCGGATGATCCAACCAGTCCTCTCAGGTACTTCGTGCGAGGCTACGGCCAGTACGGCTTCCCCTATGTCAATGAGGGCTTGGGCGGGAGGGATCCAAACGACCGCGAGTACTGCCGCCCGAAGGGCCGCTCTGGGGTGCTGTGCGAGGTCGGGCCGGTGCTCTACTCGGAGCCAGAGCCTTACCCTAGGGAGCCAAGGGTTATCATCGGCGCCCCACGTTTCGCGTTTGCGCGGGTGTACCGCTTTTGA